CAAAAATGTCCAAACCGTACGGGGATTTGTGTGCTCCAGGTGAAAGACGTACTCCAgtaattttggtattttaatAACTCTTGAAAGCAGGAGGTCATATCATACAACACCAAGGAAGCAGAGTTCCTTAGGTTAATTATTACAACCAGAAGACCATCTCTTTGACGTTGCCACCTCATTTGTACCAACCAGCAAGGAAATGCCTCAGCAAGAAACAGAGAAAGCATGCAATGGCCTGTTCAACATGGATAAAATTACACGAGTGGAGTGGAATCCAGTCAGCTTCATCACCAGTAAGTCAATCAATTTATAAAGCACTAGTAGTAATTGAAATAGAACAAAATGGTCTTTTGTTTGTAGTGGAGACCTAAtcataactcaataaaaaatacgAAGCCTAATTACAGCAGCATGGTTGTGTCAACTGAGCCGACATATTCGAAATAGGAAACTTAAGAAGCCAAACATGCTAATTGGATTGGCAAGATTTAGATAGGTCTTCCTGCATCGGGCCTAAAGAGAAGTCATATGACTTATTATCATGAACTCAGATTTAGAAAGATTTTCAAGGCAAGAACTGATGGTCAAACTTCTGATTGCGTATAACACACATATTGAGGTGATTGAGGCTTGAGCTCTTAACATTTGAAGATTACGTATGATAAAAATGTGCACATATGCAAAATATCAACAAATCACCTGGAAAACGAGAAGAACAATGCATAGTGAGTTTTCCGACATCCTGCCAAGTAGTCTCAAAGTAAAATTAACAAGCGTCCCATCATTTGTCCCGGTCAGCAGTCCAGTCTTAGAATCAAACCTGACAAGTGAAACAGATATGCCGTATATAATGAAAACTTTTCACATAAGACGTCTCTGGCAGGTCATAGAGAATAAATACAAAGGACACGTGAAGCTACCTAGGGAGACGATGTCGTGGACATGGAACCAAACCAGAAAGCtgagaaaaaataaactaggTTAGAGCCTTTTATCCAGCAGAATTCTAAACTATCAATAGGTTTTTTGCCCTCCTTTAGGAGGGGTGGGGTCAGGGGAGTTTATTGGACCAAACCTGAGGTAGCGATAAGAGGAAGTTCAAAACTTGAGGAGCAAAGAAAATCAGGAGTGTTTCACTGTAtcagagatttgaaaaagacaACATTAATAGAGAACAAATAATCATGGTAATACATACATTATTGAAGCTTAGTGAACTTAAATTTGATCATGGTTATTGACACTAAGAAGGTGGCACTGATCCAGCAGAACTGGAAAAAGAATATCCCAAGATAGTCTAAATAGCACATTGAATCAGCAACCAAATGAGATTTAGATTGGATAATGATTTAAATCTTAGTCACACAGCCTAACTAGGTGAAGGAAAATCAACTGGAAtgatttctctttgttttttttttcttttttgggggggggtGGGGTAAAATTCAATCCCTCACCCAACTGGAAAATTTTCACTTCAAACTcatcggaaaaaaaaaaataaataaaaatcacttcaAAACCTTGTCACCAATCAGTGCCTAAGGTCCACTTCTGTAAGTAAGACTGCAACCACACCTTTCCAACACGagcaaatatttaaattcaaaagtCCCACCCTGTGCATGGTTCCTAGGAAACTGGGGGAAAAAGACATACTTGATGCCACTGAAGAGACAAGCATGGCAAAAATTCGTAATCCACATTgaaaatttgacttttattttaattttcttgaccACTCcctaattttattatagaaaaCATTGTAACGTAGGTGTAAAAAaacaaggaaaggaaaaagagagaagatcCAACTTTCTGAAGCAGCAGTAGCACCTACAAGGAACTGTAAGTGAACACACCTAAAATGGCCTAAAATCCCAACTACAGCCATGGTCATCCCAGCAAAGTACGTGTAAGTATCTCCAACAAAAACTGAAGAAGGGTACCTATCATAAGCAAGGCAATAAAAATGTCAAGAAGATTTACTTAAATTCTAAGGAAGAGTGATCATAAGCAATTGTAAGGTATCACTACCAGTTGTAAGAAAGTAAACCCAGTGATGTTGCAAGTAAGGGCTGAACTAAATAAATCGAGAATGCATGGGCCTGCTTATACTCAGGGTCTTTAGATGCTCCAATTTGCATGATATTGTGTATCAAAATCTGCAAATTGCTAAAATGTGTCAAATTCTATAACAGAGTTATAATACAACTAGTTTACAGGCTTTATGCTTACAGCAGATGCAATGACAACTGTCTGCCCAACTTCAAGTCCATTTAAACCAGCATGGATATTTATAGAGTTTGTGCAAAAAACCGCCAAAAGCCCCATATATAGTTTATACATCCATCCTGTGACAACAGAAGATAAGACAGACTCGAAGGATAAACAACTAAACAATTAAGAACTGGGATTTAAAATCATCTACAAATTCATGGAAAACTGTTTAACCCAATCAAACAGTAAATAGCAATTTTTCTCAGAAGGTAGTGGGAGTGCTAAAGTTAAGTGCATAATCATGAATGCGTTTCAACAAGCAGAGGTAGATTTTCCTGATCCTGTCTTCGGCCCAGATTATTTGTTTACCAAAgccttagagagagagagagagtcatagATATTTCAAAAGTGTGTATCTCTTTGTCATATCATTTCTTTACATCACAAGTCATACCTAGATCGAGAATCTGTAGGCCAACATATGGAATGAGAGGCTTTGGAATTATAATAGTTGTATGCCCAGCATAAGCCATCAACAAAGGAAGAGCAGCAAATGATGGTAGTAGTAATTTCCTGCTCTTCACAATCGCAAGGAAGCACATAAGAAATACAATCTAGATGGTAGTGGAAACAAATGCTTGCTGAGCAAACCGATCAAGATGACTGCATACTCACACTCTCCAGGGGACATCAAGGACATCATCAACAAATCCAAGTAATGTCATAAAGCAGATGGATGCCAATGCTGCATTGTACTCAACAAGCCACTGCATCATTGGTATGGTAAACACATAAACTTTTCTTCTAGTTAAGCATTTCAACGTTAACACGATGTTAGGAATAAGGAAATGATGAGCTGCTACCTTGAGCTTAAAATCAATCCAAAGAGGAGTCCTGATAATCACCAAAAGGATACTACAAGCTATATTGACTTAGAatgatagattaaaaaaaaaaaaagacagaaagaaagaaaagaccaTTTATTTGAAGTCAACACGAAAAAGCAAATCAGGGCTGAACTTCCACTCTCTCAAGCTAAGTGAAGCTGAAGAACAATCAGTGCTGCTATAAAGCATTATATGATCCTCACAAGTTTTACCCAGAGATTCTCTATTTTATAGAGAACCACCTATAGGTCacttaaggcctcgtttggttacacagatgagatgagatgagatcaaagttgaaaagttgaataaaatattgttagaatataattttttaatattatttttgttttgggatttgaaaaaattgaattgtttattgtattttgtgtgggagtttgggaatgttgtaatgattaaatgagatgagatgagttgagatgatttgtgtgTAACTAAACGAGGCAGAGTGGACCACAGTGGTCTATAACTGAATATGGTCAGATTAGGAGAAAATGACAGAACAGTGCCTAATACAACTACTTGACTAAAACCCATTGAAACATCAACCATGGAGATCCTAGGCTAAAAAACCCATTTCACCATTATGCTCTACCTAGGTAATATGTGGCTAAACTAGATAGCATACTTTTCATGAGAGTCAACCAGCCACCCCTAGAAAAAGCATAATTTCTTCCATCCTGCAAGACAACTCTCCGTCCTTTCTATAACTGGAATCCAAACTGCACGGTCTTAAAAGGTGAATCCATAGGCATACCAAGAATCAGCAGAGAACCCACTTCACATTATAATCCTCCATGCTGTTTGATGAACTTCTCCCTCAAAGCCATAGCTGCCTTGATGCCACCAAAACCTTATCACCGCCACAGCACCAGCCTAACCTAACCACCATCCTCGTGAGTCACCCACATTGATAACCAACCAACTAGCCACCATCATTAACTAAATAGAGAACTGCAACGCAAGCCATATGTCCCCCAAAATGAAAACggatatttaataaaatgaaagccATAGATATTTAGTAAGCTTTTAACAGATTTtctaaatataagttttaagaAACAATGACTGaagtatataattaaaaagCGCCATAACTTGAagatctatatttttaatttcatctatGTCCAAGTTTATAAATTGggaacttcctttttttttttttataagtaaacgagtatattgatatgaatgaataggcatagcccaagtacacaagatgatatacaaaAGGTCACACCTATAAATCAGGAACTTCCTGAAAGATAGTGAACTTACAATGGAATCCGACGTGAAGTTAAAATATTGGAATACGATGGCCAAGACCAAGAAAACAATCCCAACAACAATACCCAATGACTCAGGCCTGAAAAATTTACAAAGTACTGTCATCAAGtttaataagagaatttaaaCAGATACATTAAGCTATAAAGGTTAATGAAGGaatggagagaaaaaagttcagaaaaagaaaacaaaagaagagaaaacaaaacatggATATATTCATTGCTTTTCTTTGCACATGGCATTTTCCCATGGCAAACTTTGGAGTATTTCTGCTCCTATAGGTTACACATCCACCATCACAATCTGATTgcttactcttttttttatcggtaaataagCTTTTATCGATCATAACGAcaggcaaaagcccaagtacacgggtcatatacaagagcaatgcctagGAGTGGTAttctagtgatacaagaaactcatgaatgttcatgccattaaaatcaattacaatctgATTGCTTACTTATGACCTGTCAAATGTATACTACCAACTCCTGAAGCCATCGATTGCCGACAACATGGTTAGCATTTCCCCCtgacttgggctcttgcctattcttatcatcaatataattttgttaaacgataaaaataaaaaaaaaaattccggtTGTTAAAAAAGGAGATGAGACACAAGAAGATAAGGAGACTATGGGAGGTATTTCctatgaggaggaggagaagaaaaaagaggtgAATGCAGAAATTGAAAAGCTTTCTCTTATGGAGGAAATATCGTGCAGGCAAAAATCCCAAattctttggttgaaggaaggcgATAACTGAAATTCTTTCACAAAATGGCAAACTCTCATCGTAGATTCAATGCTATTGAAGTTCTTCGTGATGGGGAGAATGTTCTTACCGATATTGGGGAGATTGAAGATCACATTATGAGTTATTATGAGAAGCTTTTTACGGAAGAACTGGAGACCAAAGTAAGATGGGCTGGTGTTTGAGTCCATTGATCAAATGAGTGCAGATTGGTTGGAGTGAACTTCTGAGGAAGAAGTTGTTCTTGATGTGGTTAAAGGTATGGCGAAGGACAAGGCACAGGGCCCGAATGGTTTTTCCATGGCATTTTTCCAAGCAAGTTGGGACATCGTGAAGGATGACATTATGAAAGTTTTTTGTGAATTCCTCTCGTTCCTGAAATTTGAGAAGAGTCTTAATACTACAttcatttctctcattcctaaaAAGGCGGGTGCAGTGGAGATGAAGGATTTTCGCCCTATTAGCTTGGTAAATGGGGTGTACAAAATCATTGCCAAAGTGTTAGCAAATCATATTAGTGTGGTTATGGACAAGATTATATCAAAGTCTTAGAATGCATTTGTGAGGggaagacaaattcttgactcagttctaattgcaaatgaatgctTGGAAAGTAGAATAAGAATGGGTAAATCTGGAGTTTTAGttaaattggacatggaaaaggcttttaACCATgtcaattgggattttcttctatACATACTTGGGAGGTTTGGTTTTGGTGAGAAGTAGCGTTCATGGATTAAACATTGTATTTCGACAGCCAGATTTTCGATATTAGTAAATGGCAATCCGGTTGGGGTTGCTAAAAGTACTGAGAGGATTTATAGGAATTTTCTGTGGGATGGTAATGAGGAGGAGAGAGAGTTTCATTTGGTGAGTTGGAAAAAGGTTTGTCCTCCGGTTTCTTCTAGAGGGTTGGGAGTGAGAAATTTAAAGacttttcaacaaagctttacttgggaaatggctttggagataccaTAACGAGAGCAATGCATTTTGGAGAAATATTGTggatgttaaatatgggaggatGTGGGGGAGTTGGTGCACGAATGAAGTTAGAGGAATGTTtggggtgggtttgtggaagtcTATTCAGCTGGGATGGGGGGACTTTGTCAAGAATTCCAAATTCAAGTTAGGGAATGGGGCAAAGATctatttttggcatgacatcTGGTGTGGGGATTCACCTTTTAAGATTGTTTATCCTAACCTTTTCAGGATTGCTAAAGACAAGGGGGCTGCAGTGGCTGATTCCTATCACTTTTCTAACAATTTGATTTGCTGGACTGTGGAATTTATTAGAGACGTGCAGGATTGGGAAGTAGGTGAAGTTTCTGATTTTTTAGgaagattatatgagatgaagcTTGATCAGAACAGGGAGGAAAGTCTGCTGTGGGCGCATACAGTTAATTCAAGGTTTTCAGTgagttctttttataaggtgttaACCAGTCATGGGGTCAAAGACTATCCctggaaaagtatttggagaGCCAAGGTGCCTAGTATGGTTGCCTTCTTCTGCTGGCTGGTGTCCCTTGGGAAAATATTAACTAcagacaacttgaggaagagaggtttTCTGATGACTGAatggtgttttatgtgtaaaaAGGATGGTGAATCTATTgaccatctttttcttcattgtcAGGTGGCGACATcgttgtggaatgagatttttgcaAAGATTGGCATTTTATGGGTGATGCCTATGCATGTGGCGGATTACTTTGCTTGTTGGCAAGGTATCGAGGGGAGAAGTAACAGTACTGCAGTGTTGAAGATGATCCCCCTGTGCTTACTTTGGTGTTTGTGGTTAGAGTGGAATGGGAGGAGCTTTGATAATTGTGCACGTTCTATAGGGGAACTTAGGGAGTTTTTTCTTAGTACTCTAAGcttttgggtgaagaatcttGTAAGGAATGGGAATGATTGTAATGTTTTGCTTTAGTTATATTCTGTTTTAGCTAGTAAGTAGGTGTTCTCATTTGTATACattctgtgtacttgggctatgcctatttccttagaataaaatttctcttattaattatcaaaaagaaattataagataattattaaattaaagaacTTTAACAAACATTAAATTCAAGTCAAAGAAAGGGTGAGGATTCTCATGTAATTTTCAATAAAGAAgcattaaaatatcaaaaaataataaaatttggtCAATCCACAAAACTTGGGATCTAGAACAATCGGCTCATAAAACTAAGTTGAGAATTCAACCTCACTTTATACAAATAGTGATAAGAAATGTTATACCAAAACCAAATCCTTAATATTGACGCTAAAATAAAGAATCCAACAGAAATCCACTTCCGAAAGCAAATCTAACACCAACCCAGTTGAAGTTTCAATCAAAAACCAAATCTACCTCGTACCCAGCTGAAAAATTTGACTTGCAAGTAAAATCTAACACCCGGACGGATCCTATGTCCAGTAAAAAACCGAACGcaaacaacaagaacaaaaagagTAGAACACTCACACTCTGAGTGTGCCTGCATAGGTACCCCTTTTGTTGATATCGTAGCCAAAGAGATTGCGCCTAAGGACGTATTTGGAGGCCACAGGGATCATCTTAAGAGTGACGAAGACCCCCGCCAGGCTGACCACCGCATTTATGAGGATCGACTTCTTGAGGTCCCGGTCAATATTATAGTGGTGGAAAATGAGGTAACAGTACGGACCCAATAGCAAGAGCGAGAGCTTCAGAATGAAGCCCGACTTTAAATTTAGGGGCGCAGTTGGAGGCTCGGCTGGAACGGAGTCTTGGGATTTGGGTTTTTCTTGGACTTTAGCTTCTGTGGAAGCGTCTGCTGAAGCTCTCTTTCGAGCTGCCATGGCGGACTCACTCTCTAAATCTGACTCAGTATCCTTCGGATATGAAATGTTCCTTTGTGCCGGTAtatctctcttctcttctttagATTCTCAAACTCCGTTTTGACACGGTCAGAATAGGAAATTTTCTCCTACGTCGACAAGGCTAATCAAATCTTGCCACATCGTCAAGTTCCCTCCACATCATCGTTGGGACCCGCCCCGAAAACCCGGTTGTTATATAcgttaaagaaagaaatattatgcACTGAAACGATACTTGCACTCCTTTGAGAAGAAGTGagtataaataacataaataatcttAGATATAGATATGAGTTATGAAgtgtcatttttgtttttttgaaaaagttgattttattattaaaaatttaattttttcatgatctcatgtttattctttttttttttaaaaaaaatactcaatatTTACGTACTGTGAATATCACTTCTCATAtagaattcatataaaaaattaaatttttaataatagacctcattttttaaaaaatagagtgAGGGACTCTTGcataacttataattatatctcacagtactcaattatatatacaaatcgTAGAGTACTAGTAGTGAATTCAACaaattttggtcaaaatttgactaaaaaattcattttaacaaatTTAGTTGGCCACTTTttaacaacatcaaataacaagttcaacaaatctttcactattctattaaaatattgattttaaactatttatttatttgaattattattgtaatttattcttgtaaattctttattttaattctagtggatatttttttatttattttacttagaaATTTTGTTACTTAGAAAACTAATACGCATTTTACCTTAGGCATATATTCTATTGTATTCGTTGAGCTAGCAAGTGTTGTAAAACTGAGAATCGTagttaagattttaaattttaatatatatatatatagagagagagagagagagagagaattattttgaaaattcatattcaaaaagtCATCACAATGACCTAGGAGAGAAGCAAGCAgtaaaaaataatgcatttcTACTTAGGCGGGAGAGAAGCAAGCagctaaaatataatattttaatctaaaaataatatctagTCAGCTCCTTTGGCTCAACAAATTTAGCTAGTGATATAATCtgaagttaaaattattattcatttgttgAGCCCATTATTGCACTTTTGCACTTTAGCTATTATTTGACTAAAATTTAACTTTGTTGACTCCACTACTAGTATTCTAAAATGCACAAATCTCGTAcatactctttataaaaaagtaaatcacaccacaaaaaatataaaaaatttactaaaaCCCATATTTTTACGAACTGTTTACTCaagacttatatatttataacttataccTAACATTAATTCTCATACAGGATAGGTGGAGTTGGctcaattttctctctcaagAGATTTCTCTTATCATTACTCTAGATAAATGCTTGGGACCCGATAATGGGTCCCGAGCCTTTCTCccgatagttttttttttttttcttctttttagtgatttagtaagTGTTTTTCTATTGATGTTGTGActtttttcttaacaaaaaaaaaatgtaaaaaaatgtatgaatttttttttttttttaaaaaggcagTTTGCCTTGTCTGGAGAATCCCACAGTGGCCGTAGTGCCACCCTTaatttcatctttatattatgttttcataaaagcaaaaaacataattttgttAGAATGAACAAGTTCTGCAcattaccttttaaaaaaataatattattattatgccTCCTAATTTATACTACACTTTGCCCCTTGAGGTGACAATATGGCATTATAGTGTCATGTgacttactaaaaaaaattaaaaatacatattcaaaacaaaatggtcattgaaaaatacaaaagaaaaagactaaaatcttaaattttctcTATCCTTTTAtctgtgttttaaatttttttaaacaagccACATGGACCACattgttaggggtgtaaactcaaaccggaaaactaGAAAATCaatccggaccgaaccggaccggtccggaaccggtttttaaaatgtaaaaaccggccggttccggctccggaattttttggccctgaccggaccggttgattaaaaaaaataaaaaataatacttttatatataaattttatacaaaatattttatatatattaactattaatatatataagttttatatataatgtataattataaatttttatgtgaaattttatatataatatatacatattcatatatgaaataatttcttattataatttataaattattacataaaatgttaatactaaatcactaaaagtttataactaatactaatatataacttataactatatcaatagtctaatattaatactattatatagtctaatatattaataaaagtataaaataattttttttaaatcaaaaattttttttttttataaataaatttttaatgacaaattgtgaaacttacattttaaaaaaaccaaaaaaccggaccagaccggattggaaaccggtaaaaccggaagtactggtttaggagagtaaccggtgcgtaatcggttttgaaaaatacaaaaccggtacataccaatttgatcctagattttatctaaaaccggaccggaccgaaccgattacacccctacacATTGTGATGCCACGTCAAAGTGACAAAGTGAGTGGTATACATTAAGAggcatactaatattttttttaaaaataatccctattaaaaagatgattttttcagatagattttaaatttactaaCTTTTTTCTAAATGAAGTGCATGATACTTGCACTCCTAAGACTACCAACTATCATTTTTGTACGTCAAAACAATAAATTCGATCGATCAAGTTAGGATGCTTCAATTTCTGCCCAATTCTTAGTTCGTAATATCCCacaacattttcttcaaaaaaattaaaaatatataaatatatatatatatatacacacgataCCCTGGTGCTTTACATCATTGCTATGctttgcttcttttttctttcttttttttcttttttaattttttcacttgCTTCAGAGTAAAGGATACACCAACCTCAAACTGgggtaatattttaaaattcaaaaggcACTGAcactaccatatatatatatatatacacctcacatttattttctatatcaACCACAtaaatagaaaatcattttaaatgcGTCACATCAATAAATATACTAAACATAACAAAAATCATGACAAAGAACAATATCTCTCTTTGAAAAGAACTTCATACTGTCACATGGATTTTGTACGGGGTTTGTTTTTCTGATGTTCATGTTGCAAGTTAGGGTTTACTtatgagaagagaaaaaagttgCAGGACAGGGTCTTCAAATATTCCATAATTCAACCTCCTGTCAAAAGCTTCTAATAATGTCGAAATCATAGATTAggtcattgattttttttttgccaggCTCTTAGCAGAGTAGCAATAGAGGCTGTACGGTGTACTTACAATGAATTTAGGTTAATCCAAACTTCCATTAAAAGGGAAATCCTAAGGCCCCCAAAAGATTGGCTTTTGCGCCATAAAGGAAAAACTAAAGCTTGAGTATAAGGCCAACAGGACAATGATCACTACCACCCACATCAGATAAAATGTAAGAGTCATAAACCTTATCAGCAATGGATTCTGAGACAAGGAAGTAGTCAAGCCGCCATCCTgtttcaaaatccaaaacatcCCCAATGAGAGCCAATTCATTTTCAAGGTGCTTGTGTcaatatcaatttaaaaacaTCAAGTAGAAGATGGTGCAGTTAGTATGAGACGGATTAAATATAGAGAAATCTTTACAAAGCCTGTTCACTCGG
This genomic interval from Juglans regia cultivar Chandler chromosome 3, Walnut 2.0, whole genome shotgun sequence contains the following:
- the LOC109005240 gene encoding UDP-N-acetylglucosamine--dolichyl-phosphate N-acetylglucosaminephosphotransferase-like, with amino-acid sequence MAARKRASADASTEAKVQEKPKSQDSVPAEPPTAPLNLKSGFILKLSLLLLGPYCYLIFHHYNIDRDLKKSILINAVVSLAGVFVTLKMIPVASKYVLRRNLFGYDINKRGTYAGTLRVPESLGIVVGIVFLVLAIVFQYFNFTSDSIWLVEYNAALASICFMTLLGFVDDVLDVPWRVKLLLPSFAALPLLMAYAGHTTIIIPKPLIPYVGLQILDLGWMYKLYMGLLAVFCTNSINIHAGLNGLEVGQTVVIASAILIHNIMQIGASKDPEYKQAHAFSIYLVQPLLATSLGLLSYNWYPSSVFVGDTYTYFAGMTMAVVGILGHFSETLLIFFAPQVLNFLLSLPQLSGLVPCPRHRLPRFDSKTGLLTGTNDGTLVNFTLRLLGRMSENSLCIVLLVFQAIACFLCFLLRHFLAGWYK